The following are encoded together in the Chaetodon auriga isolate fChaAug3 chromosome 4, fChaAug3.hap1, whole genome shotgun sequence genome:
- the rps6 gene encoding small ribosomal subunit protein eS6 yields MKLNISFPATGCQKLIEVDDERKLRTFYEKRMATEVAADPLGDEWKGYVVRISGGNDKQGFPMKQGVLTHGRVRLLLSKGHSCYRPRRTGERKRKSVRGCIVDANLSVLNLVIVKKGEKDIPGLTDSTVPRRLGPKRASKIRKLFNLSKEDDVRQYVVRRPLTKEGKKPRTKAPRIQRLVTPRVLQHKRRRIALKKQRTQKNKEEASEYAKLLAKRMKEAKEKRQEQIAKRRRLSSLRASTSKSESSQK; encoded by the exons ctgaacaTCTCATTTCCCGCTACTGGCTGCCAGAAGCTGATTGAAGTTGACGATGAGCGTAAGCTGAGGACTTTCTACGAGAAGCGAATGGCCACCGAGGTGGCCGCTGACCCTCTGGGAGACGAGTGGAAG GGTTATGTGGTGCGCATCAGCGGAGGCAACGACAAACAGGGTTTCCCCATGAAGCAGGGGGTGCTGACCCACGGCCGTGTGCGCCTGCTGCTCAGCAAGGGACACTCCTGCTACCGTCCCCGCAGGACCGGCGAGCGCAAGCGCAAGTCTGTCCGCGGCTGCATCGTCGACGCCAATCTCAGCGTTCTCAACTTGGTCATCGTCAAGAAAG GTGAGAAGGACATTCCCGGGCTGACCGACAGCACCGTCCCTCGCCGTCTGGGTCCCAAGAGGGCCAGCAAGATCCGCAAGCTGTTCAACCTGTCGAAGGAGGACGACGTCAGGCAGTACGTTGTGAGGAGACCCCTGACTAAAGAAG GCAAGAAGCCCAGAACTAAGGCTCCCAGGATCCAGAGACTGGTGACGCCTcgtgtgctgcagcacaaacgCCGCCGCATCGCCCTCAAGAAGCAGCGCACCCAGAAGAACAAGGAGGAGGCGTCCGAGTACGCCAAGCTGCTGGCCAAGAGGATGAAG GAGGCCAAAGAGAAGAGGCAGGAACAGATCGCCAAGAGGCGCCGCCTGTCCTCTCTGAGAGCGTCCACATCCAAGTCAGAGTCCAGCCAGAAGTGA